One genomic window of Thermococcus indicus includes the following:
- a CDS encoding SPOUT family RNA methylase, whose amino-acid sequence MKFLVKTQKGMEGVAANYIREELPDAEVWISPMGYYGLVIVETEDENAGEVMLGIPEIERVIPVLAEVPAEIERIVETAEKVAPLIGENETFAVKTKRRGKHGFSSIDVNRELGAKVRELTGADVNLSWPDKVVQVEIIGDRAYVSVLPGEEFRKFTPDKRDARELFRKVTVVQMPYWGGYKVCRSFGEKIGRAAQAFEVKELIIAPKGKMDALELAEFIKGVRVGQESRHRIQRESYPWKVEKVPVSVWDLYQVVRDKRRDKRLLIITDPKGPTVAQVGERLARDMFHAKEVVVFIGSREGIPRGLFRFADYVIDLAPYMTFATEHGIPAALVSLWEVYEEYAGKREERT is encoded by the coding sequence ATGAAGTTTCTCGTGAAGACCCAGAAGGGTATGGAGGGCGTTGCGGCCAATTACATCAGGGAGGAGCTCCCGGACGCCGAGGTTTGGATTTCTCCGATGGGCTATTACGGACTTGTCATCGTGGAGACTGAGGATGAGAACGCGGGCGAGGTGATGCTCGGCATTCCCGAGATCGAGAGGGTCATTCCCGTTCTCGCGGAGGTTCCGGCCGAGATTGAGAGGATCGTTGAAACCGCCGAGAAGGTGGCCCCGCTCATAGGGGAAAACGAGACCTTCGCAGTGAAGACAAAGAGGCGCGGAAAGCACGGGTTCTCAAGCATCGACGTCAACAGGGAGCTCGGGGCAAAGGTGCGCGAGCTCACGGGCGCCGACGTGAACCTCAGCTGGCCGGACAAGGTTGTTCAGGTTGAGATAATCGGGGACAGGGCATACGTTTCGGTTCTCCCTGGCGAGGAGTTCAGGAAGTTCACTCCGGACAAGAGGGACGCCAGGGAGCTCTTCCGCAAGGTCACGGTAGTTCAGATGCCGTACTGGGGAGGCTACAAGGTCTGCCGCTCCTTTGGGGAGAAGATCGGAAGGGCCGCCCAGGCCTTCGAGGTGAAGGAACTCATAATAGCCCCGAAGGGGAAGATGGATGCCCTTGAGCTGGCCGAGTTCATCAAAGGGGTCAGGGTTGGTCAGGAGAGCAGGCACAGGATACAGCGTGAGAGCTATCCATGGAAGGTTGAGAAGGTTCCCGTCAGCGTGTGGGACCTTTACCAGGTGGTTCGCGACAAAAGGAGGGACAAGAGACTCCTCATAATAACGGACCCCAAGGGCCCAACCGTGGCGCAGGTTGGAGAGAGGCTTGCGCGCGACATGTTCCACGCGAAGGAGGTCGTGGTGTTCATCGGCTCCCGCGAGGGGATTCCGAGGGGTCTCTTCAGGTTCGCAGATTACGTTATCGACCTTGCCCCGTACATGACCTTCGCCACCGAGCACGGCATTCCAGCCGCACTCGTGTCCCTCTGGGAGGTTTACGAGGAATACGCAGGGAAGCGGGAGGAAAGAACCTGA
- a CDS encoding DUF92 domain-containing protein, whose translation MLERIAVDMAVVAGLGLGSYRFKALDAKGATAAAALGLVVIELGGIYPFLAMVAFVVLGVLATKYRFMEKARLGTAQGRNGVRSWGNVLGNGLAAAIFLAFEHLSQMDVFWAATFAAIATANGDTLASELGKVFGKSPKLITNFKPAKPGTNGAVSWAGELFALAGTLVIAPFALPLTAEKGLMLLAVTLGGFIGVNLDSLIGATLENEGITNNNSTNFLASLLGGFVGAGLFYLLNGGA comes from the coding sequence ATGCTCGAAAGAATCGCCGTGGACATGGCAGTGGTCGCAGGGCTGGGACTTGGCTCGTATCGGTTCAAAGCCCTCGATGCAAAGGGCGCCACAGCTGCAGCGGCCCTTGGGCTTGTTGTCATAGAACTCGGCGGGATCTATCCGTTCCTGGCCATGGTGGCCTTCGTGGTTCTTGGCGTTCTTGCAACCAAGTATCGGTTTATGGAGAAGGCCAGACTCGGCACGGCCCAGGGCAGAAACGGAGTCAGGAGCTGGGGCAACGTCCTTGGAAACGGGCTCGCTGCCGCCATATTTCTCGCCTTTGAGCACCTGTCCCAGATGGACGTTTTCTGGGCGGCCACGTTCGCGGCCATCGCGACGGCTAACGGGGACACACTAGCCAGCGAGCTCGGAAAGGTCTTCGGGAAGAGCCCGAAACTGATAACCAACTTCAAACCCGCCAAGCCAGGAACCAACGGCGCCGTGTCATGGGCGGGTGAGCTCTTCGCCCTCGCAGGGACGCTGGTGATAGCACCCTTTGCCCTCCCCCTGACCGCGGAGAAGGGCCTCATGCTCCTCGCGGTGACCCTGGGCGGTTTCATCGGGGTCAATCTGGACAGCCTCATAGGCGCCACCCTGGAGAACGAGGGCATCACCAACAACAACTCAACCAATTTCCTGGCCTCACTCCTGGGCGGCTTCGTGGGCGCTGGCCTGTTCTACCTCCTCAACGGAGGGGCGTGA
- a CDS encoding Lrp/AsnC family transcriptional regulator produces MADKINGIDIRILKLLSRNARLTYKELAEILGTTRQRISRRMDRLERNGVIKKYTVIPDYDALGYVHVILGITLKPSVNIDEIIPALVEDENIKIIQRAIGSHSLVVHIVGPKDMKELERIIAEVSRKIPGIDKLDITFVTETVKFEVL; encoded by the coding sequence ATGGCGGATAAAATAAACGGAATCGACATCCGCATTTTAAAGCTTCTCTCAAGGAACGCCCGCCTTACCTATAAGGAGCTCGCCGAGATCCTCGGCACCACCAGACAGAGGATATCCAGGAGAATGGACCGCCTCGAGAGGAACGGCGTCATAAAGAAATACACCGTCATACCCGACTACGATGCCCTCGGCTACGTCCACGTGATCCTCGGAATAACCCTCAAGCCATCGGTCAACATCGACGAGATAATCCCCGCGCTGGTTGAGGACGAGAACATCAAGATCATCCAGCGTGCCATCGGCTCCCACAGCCTGGTCGTCCACATAGTTGGACCGAAGGACATGAAGGAGCTCGAGAGGATCATCGCAGAGGTCTCCAGAAAGATACCCGGAATCGACAAGCTCGACATAACCTTCGTGACCGAGACCGTCAAGTTCGAGGTTCTTTGA
- a CDS encoding MazG nucleotide pyrophosphohydrolase domain-containing protein, translated as MNEHQEKVDRLVREFGGYWSPFEMLAALVEEVGELADELLKVEGVKGTGGKERLEEEIGDVVFALACIANYYDIDLINALDKSLEKYRIRDKNRWREPDEDPGG; from the coding sequence GTGAACGAACATCAGGAAAAAGTTGACAGGCTCGTCAGGGAGTTCGGCGGCTACTGGAGTCCCTTCGAGATGCTCGCGGCGCTGGTGGAGGAGGTCGGCGAGCTGGCGGACGAGCTTCTGAAGGTCGAGGGTGTAAAAGGCACTGGTGGGAAGGAACGTCTGGAGGAAGAAATTGGCGACGTGGTCTTCGCACTCGCATGCATCGCGAACTACTACGACATCGACCTCATAAATGCACTGGATAAAAGCCTAGAGAAGTATCGGATCCGTGACAAGAACCGATGGAGAGAACCCGATGAGGACCCCGGGGGATAA
- a CDS encoding ArsR/SmtB family transcription factor: MKVRDVLDKLDEKQKRTVMQCFETCSIPDLDRELDIHVDDETMSFLKAISNPLRFRILKLLKDNWMCVCLISKILEQDQTLISHHLRTLKALNLIEERKEGKMHFYRTNRDVLEEYLTKAREGLV; this comes from the coding sequence ATGAAGGTGCGTGACGTCCTGGACAAGCTGGACGAGAAGCAGAAGAGAACAGTGATGCAGTGTTTTGAGACATGCAGCATACCCGACCTGGACAGGGAATTGGACATCCACGTCGATGACGAGACGATGAGCTTCCTCAAGGCAATATCCAACCCCCTGAGGTTCAGGATACTCAAGCTTCTGAAAGACAACTGGATGTGCGTGTGCCTGATATCAAAGATCCTCGAGCAGGACCAGACCCTGATCAGCCACCACCTCCGTACCCTCAAGGCCCTGAACCTGATCGAGGAGCGCAAGGAGGGCAAGATGCACTTCTACAGGACCAACAGAGATGTGCTCGAGGAGTATCTCACAAAGGCCCGCGAGGGTCTGGTGTGA
- a CDS encoding Mov34/MPN/PAD-1 family protein has product MEVVRIRRELLEYLLELAREFYPNEFAGFLREKDGVFEEVLIAPNPHFGTSSAFFDTWMLPYDESIKGTVHSHPGPSARPSGADLHFFSKFGGVHLIIAYPFTEDTVRAYTSSGESIWMEIVD; this is encoded by the coding sequence ATGGAAGTCGTGAGAATACGGAGGGAGCTGCTCGAATACCTGCTCGAGCTGGCGCGCGAGTTCTACCCAAACGAGTTCGCCGGTTTCCTGAGGGAGAAAGACGGGGTCTTCGAGGAGGTTCTCATAGCCCCCAACCCCCACTTCGGCACGAGCTCGGCCTTCTTCGACACCTGGATGCTGCCCTACGACGAGAGCATAAAGGGAACCGTCCACTCACATCCCGGCCCGAGCGCCAGGCCCTCCGGGGCGGACCTCCACTTCTTCTCGAAGTTCGGAGGGGTTCACCTGATAATAGCGTATCCCTTCACGGAAGATACCGTCAGAGCATACACAAGCAGCGGCGAGAGCATCTGGATGGAGATAGTTGACTGA
- a CDS encoding RidA family protein → MKETVFTERAPKPIGPYSQGIIAEGRLLFVSGQIPINPETGELVDGDIEEQARVAIENLLAVVEAAGGSAENVVKVTVYIRNMGDYARFNEVYNRYFSSSKPARAVVEVSNLPKGVAVEIEAIAVL, encoded by the coding sequence ATGAAGGAAACCGTCTTTACTGAGAGGGCCCCGAAGCCGATAGGTCCCTACAGCCAGGGAATCATTGCGGAAGGAAGGCTCCTCTTCGTCTCCGGACAGATACCGATAAACCCCGAAACCGGGGAACTCGTGGACGGGGACATAGAGGAGCAGGCCAGGGTGGCCATTGAGAACCTTCTGGCGGTGGTCGAGGCCGCGGGAGGAAGCGCCGAGAACGTGGTGAAGGTCACGGTTTACATCAGGAACATGGGAGACTATGCCAGATTCAACGAGGTTTACAACCGCTACTTCTCCAGCTCCAAGCCTGCCAGGGCGGTTGTTGAGGTCTCAAACCTGCCCAAAGGAGTGGCAGTTGAGATAGAGGCCATCGCCGTCCTCTGA
- a CDS encoding DUF2666 family protein, protein MRVEDQIVFTAHHGNWKVADRLLDMDDEKVAHFIASIANTVNAKIPEYLTEVMNVAGIASLAEELAQKNLSDAVVALKSPGTARKLGQLVFEDDKKLRKHLVDVAKALLVRDVLSRKAPVDYPEGPLSEVRIVFPYNEDHVNFTAFHLSAEHGKWRAVRRLIIDDKTPMADVARLLAGINESITLKLPVYAGIDVDGIDAWFGEFKKVRKAEIPAVVEKYMHFPAENYAPKPFVEHARVYALRKALEKIGLPLDVPAKSLEKYLEKK, encoded by the coding sequence ATGAGGGTGGAAGACCAGATAGTGTTCACGGCGCATCACGGGAACTGGAAGGTTGCCGACAGGCTCCTCGATATGGACGACGAGAAGGTGGCTCACTTCATAGCGAGCATCGCCAACACGGTCAACGCGAAGATACCTGAGTACCTCACGGAGGTCATGAACGTCGCGGGAATAGCGAGCCTAGCAGAGGAACTGGCGCAGAAGAACCTGAGTGATGCCGTTGTGGCGCTCAAATCCCCGGGAACCGCGAGGAAGCTGGGCCAGCTCGTCTTCGAGGACGACAAAAAGCTCAGGAAGCACCTCGTTGACGTCGCCAAGGCTCTCCTCGTCAGGGATGTTCTCTCCAGGAAAGCCCCCGTGGACTACCCAGAGGGGCCGCTGAGCGAGGTCAGGATAGTCTTCCCTTACAACGAGGACCACGTCAACTTTACGGCGTTCCACCTCAGCGCGGAGCACGGCAAGTGGAGGGCCGTCCGGAGGCTCATAATCGACGACAAGACGCCGATGGCGGACGTCGCAAGGCTCCTCGCGGGCATAAACGAGAGCATAACCCTGAAGCTCCCCGTCTACGCCGGCATCGACGTGGATGGAATAGACGCATGGTTCGGGGAGTTCAAGAAGGTTAGAAAGGCCGAGATCCCTGCGGTCGTTGAGAAGTACATGCACTTCCCGGCCGAGAACTACGCTCCCAAGCCGTTCGTTGAGCATGCCCGTGTTTACGCCCTGAGGAAGGCCCTGGAGAAGATAGGCCTGCCCCTCGATGTCCCGGCCAAGAGCCTTGAAAAGTACCTTGAGAAGAAGTGA
- the lonB gene encoding ATP-dependent protease LonB, with protein MGDKEKIEEALAPREYGESLELGVDFSTTEEIKVPEKLIDQVIGQEHAVEVIRTAANQKRHVLLIGEPGTGKSMLGQAMAELLPTENLEDILVFPNPEDENMPKIKTVPACQGRRIVEKYREKAKGQESIKSYILLFVMFTVMLALFIDFNATTLLMGLFVIILTIMALSNMRLKGSVLVPKLLVDNCGRTKAPFIDATGAHAGALLGDVRHDPFQSGGLGTPAHERVEPGMIHRAHKGVLFIDEVATLSLKMQQSLLTAMQEKRFPITGQSEMSSGAMVRTEPVPCDFVLVAAGNLDTVDKMHPALRSRIRGYGYEVYMRTTMPDTLENRKKLVQFVAQEVIRDGKIPHFTREAVEEVVREAQKRAGRKGHLTLRLRDLGGIVRAAGDIAVKKGRKYVEREDVIEAVRMAKPLEKQLADWYIERKKEYQVIKAEGKGIGRVNGLAVIGEQSGIVLPIEAVVAPAASKEEGKIIVTGKLGEIAKEAVQNVSAIIKRYKGEDISRYDIHVQFLQTYEGVEGDSASISVATAVISALEEIPIRQDVAMTGSLSVLGEVLPIGGATPKIEAAIEAGIKTVIIPKANEKDVFLSKDKAEKIQIFPVETIDQVLEIALVDNERKDELLRRIREALPLSL; from the coding sequence ATGGGGGACAAAGAGAAGATTGAAGAGGCCCTGGCCCCCAGGGAGTACGGCGAGAGCCTGGAGCTGGGCGTGGATTTCAGCACCACCGAGGAGATCAAGGTTCCGGAGAAGCTAATAGACCAGGTCATCGGCCAGGAACATGCCGTCGAGGTCATCAGAACCGCGGCGAACCAGAAGAGGCACGTCCTTTTAATCGGAGAACCCGGAACCGGCAAGTCCATGCTCGGTCAGGCCATGGCGGAGCTTCTCCCGACGGAGAACCTCGAGGATATACTGGTCTTCCCGAACCCAGAGGACGAGAACATGCCCAAGATAAAGACCGTCCCCGCCTGCCAGGGAAGACGGATAGTCGAGAAGTACCGGGAGAAGGCCAAGGGCCAGGAGAGTATAAAATCGTACATCCTCCTGTTCGTTATGTTCACCGTCATGCTTGCCCTTTTCATAGACTTCAACGCGACGACGCTCCTGATGGGGCTCTTTGTCATTATACTCACCATAATGGCGCTCTCCAACATGCGCCTCAAGGGCTCCGTTCTTGTTCCGAAGCTTCTCGTGGACAACTGCGGCAGGACCAAGGCACCGTTCATCGACGCAACCGGCGCGCACGCGGGCGCGCTCCTCGGCGATGTGAGACACGACCCGTTCCAGAGCGGCGGCCTCGGAACGCCCGCCCACGAGAGGGTAGAGCCCGGAATGATACACCGCGCCCACAAGGGAGTCCTGTTTATAGACGAGGTAGCTACGCTGAGCCTCAAGATGCAGCAGAGCCTCCTCACAGCGATGCAGGAGAAGAGGTTCCCGATAACCGGCCAGAGCGAGATGTCGAGCGGCGCGATGGTCAGGACCGAGCCGGTCCCGTGCGACTTCGTCCTCGTCGCGGCCGGGAACCTCGACACCGTTGACAAGATGCACCCGGCATTGCGCTCCCGTATAAGGGGCTACGGCTACGAGGTTTACATGCGCACGACGATGCCGGACACTCTGGAGAACAGGAAGAAGCTCGTCCAGTTCGTCGCACAGGAGGTAATCCGCGACGGGAAGATACCGCACTTCACCAGGGAGGCCGTTGAGGAGGTAGTCAGGGAGGCCCAGAAGCGGGCAGGCAGAAAGGGGCACCTCACCCTCCGCCTCCGCGACCTCGGCGGTATCGTTAGGGCTGCGGGCGACATAGCCGTAAAGAAGGGCAGGAAGTACGTCGAGAGGGAGGACGTGATAGAGGCCGTCAGGATGGCGAAGCCGCTCGAGAAGCAGCTCGCCGACTGGTACATCGAGAGGAAGAAGGAGTACCAGGTCATCAAGGCGGAGGGCAAGGGAATCGGCCGCGTGAACGGTCTCGCCGTCATAGGCGAGCAGAGCGGTATAGTCCTGCCGATAGAGGCGGTCGTTGCCCCCGCCGCCAGCAAGGAGGAGGGCAAGATTATCGTCACAGGAAAGCTGGGTGAGATAGCGAAGGAGGCGGTTCAGAACGTCTCGGCGATAATCAAGCGCTACAAGGGCGAGGACATAAGCCGCTACGATATACACGTCCAGTTCCTCCAGACCTACGAGGGTGTCGAGGGCGACTCGGCGAGCATAAGCGTGGCCACCGCGGTCATATCCGCGCTGGAGGAGATACCGATAAGGCAGGATGTTGCCATGACGGGCTCGCTCAGCGTCCTCGGTGAGGTGCTCCCGATAGGGGGTGCCACGCCGAAGATAGAGGCCGCAATCGAGGCCGGCATAAAGACCGTCATAATCCCCAAGGCCAACGAGAAGGACGTCTTCCTCAGCAAGGACAAGGCGGAGAAGATACAGATATTCCCGGTCGAGACCATCGACCAGGTCCTTGAGATCGCCCTCGTGGACAACGAGAGGAAGGATGAGCTTCTCAGGCGCATAAGGGAGGCCCTTCCGCTCTCCCTTTGA
- the sufC gene encoding Fe-S cluster assembly ATPase SufC: MLKVENLHVSVEGRAILKGLALEVNPGEFHVVMGPNGSGKSTLALTIAGHPRYSVEGGRILFDGEDITGLGPDERARRGIMLAFQHPHEVEGVRIIEFLQQVLVETKGVDPVEAYDRIVKKAEELWFREEDLHRYVNVGFSGGERKRLELLQALLIEPKLLILDEPDSGVDVDSLSVISRKIEELHQRGTAVLLITHYGRILGHLDREKLRVHVMKDGRIVKTGSGELVERIESEGFGRIFEEVGE, from the coding sequence ATGCTCAAAGTTGAGAACCTTCACGTCTCGGTAGAGGGCAGGGCCATACTCAAGGGCCTCGCCCTTGAGGTGAATCCCGGTGAGTTTCACGTTGTCATGGGACCGAATGGCTCTGGGAAGTCAACGCTGGCCCTCACAATAGCGGGTCATCCAAGGTACTCCGTGGAGGGTGGAAGGATACTCTTCGACGGGGAGGATATAACCGGCCTTGGCCCCGACGAGAGGGCCAGGAGGGGGATAATGCTGGCCTTCCAGCACCCCCACGAGGTCGAGGGCGTTAGGATCATTGAGTTTCTCCAGCAGGTTCTGGTTGAAACGAAGGGCGTTGATCCAGTGGAGGCCTACGACAGGATAGTCAAAAAGGCGGAGGAGCTGTGGTTCCGGGAGGAGGACCTTCACCGCTACGTTAACGTTGGTTTCTCCGGCGGTGAGAGGAAGCGGCTTGAGCTACTTCAGGCGCTCCTCATAGAGCCGAAGCTCCTCATCCTCGACGAGCCAGACAGCGGTGTGGACGTTGACTCCCTGAGCGTCATCAGCAGAAAGATAGAGGAGCTGCATCAGCGCGGCACGGCTGTGCTCCTCATCACTCACTACGGCAGGATACTCGGACACCTCGACAGGGAGAAGCTCAGGGTTCACGTCATGAAGGACGGCAGGATAGTGAAGACCGGAAGCGGCGAGCTGGTGGAAAGAATAGAGAGCGAGGGCTTCGGCAGGATATTCGAGGAGGTGGGAGAATGA